A region of Nerophis ophidion isolate RoL-2023_Sa linkage group LG28, RoL_Noph_v1.0, whole genome shotgun sequence DNA encodes the following proteins:
- the lrrc24 gene encoding leucine-rich repeat-containing protein 24, which yields MAVLWLSTLAPIFLAFVSKPSLGCPSSCRCYSLTVECGSLGVKGIPQDVPSFTETLFLQDNAIVQIRLQDLTRLGSLHYLYLQNNSISALEPGAFLSQRQLLELALNGNLIHLVTPGMFRGLEHLRILYLAGNQITRVQDNTFRGLQRLQELHLQENSIELLADKALSGLSSLALLDLSRNNLHTLGASSLKPLVSLQVLRVTENPWRCDCALGWLRTWIGEDGQRLLSTAEQRRLMCSEPPRLSHLSLGEVAPNSLVCIPPVVQLEPSHLTVRLGESLRVSCEASGYPQPQVTWKKSSNGKAQLSPRGLVQETGPNGELFRPGVRGVVTALPSSGAMKIGEVNGVVRGTEEGGERDSFDPDLGSGMLFLSNVTVAHAGRYECEAWNPGGVARVTFHLAVNMSSSSYPSQFWPQLNTHSLVSSSSKSFPQPEVADVSQEPLYEQDSMDFSALGPATQTVIAVGISLLALTAILLLIMIYTRHQQYHKEDAGSYCTSKEESIIYVNDYSDGPTTFAQLEEYSDDHGHEMYILNRAGPVGTASVRCPMMGGYVQPTGMKEALLDHGVVQTLSRSGGMGVRRKPGDGGEGPLTTDPEEVFLSQSLLFGSQLAYEIHC from the exons ACCTTGTTCCTCCAGGACAATGCTATCGTACAGATCCGTCTCCAGGACCTGACCCGCCTGGGTAGCCTCCATTACCTGTACCTCCAAAACAACAGCATTTCGGCTCTGGAGCCAGGAGCCTTTCTCAGCCAGCGCCAGCTCCTTGAGCTCGCCCTCAACGGAAACCTCATACATCTGGTTACCCCGGGCATGTTCCGAGGTCTTGAGCACCTTCGGATCCTCTACCTTGCGGGGAATCAGATCACCCGAGTGCAGGACAACACCTTCCGGGGGTTGCAG CGCCTTCAGGAACTCCACTTGCAGGAAAACAGCATAGAGCTGCTGGCGGACAAAGCCCTGTCCGGATTGTCGTCTCTGGCTCTTCTGGATCTCAGCAGAAACAATCTCCATACCTTGGGAGCCTCGTCGCTCAAACCACTCGTCAGCCTGCAGGTGCTCCGAGTCACAG AGAATCCTTGGCGTTGTGACTGTGCTCTTGGCTGGCTGAGGACATGGATCGGCGAGGACGGGCAGCGGCTGCTGAGCACGGCGGAGCAGCGCCGGCTGATGTGTTCGGAGCCACCCCGCCTCTCCCACCTCAGCCTGGGGGAGGTGGCTCCGAACAGCCTGGTGTGCATCCCCCCAGTTGTGCAGCTTGAGCCCAGCCATCTAACCGTCCGACTTGGGGAGAGCCTGAGAGTCTCCTGTGAAGCCTCTGGGTACCCTCAGCCTCAGGTGACCTGGAAAAAGTCTTCGAACGGTAAGGCCCAGTTGTCCCCTCGAGGCTTAGTTCAAGAAACGGGTCCCAATGGCGAGCTTTTCCGGCCTGGCGTTAGAGGAGTTGTCACAGCCCTACCCAGCAGTGGGGCGATGAAGATTGGAGAAGTCAACGGGGTTGTGCGTGGGACTGAGGAGGGCGGTGAAAGGGACAGCTTTGACCCGGACTTGGGCAGCGGAATGCTCTTCCTTAGCAATGTGACGGTGGCACATGCTGGTCGCTATGAGTGTGAAGCATGGAACCCTGGTGGTGTGGCCAGGGTCACCTTTCACTTAGCCGTCAACATGTCCTCTTCCTCATATCCATCCCAATTCTGGCCTCAATTAAACACCCACTCGTTGGTTTCTTCTTCGTCTAAATCCTTCCCCCAGCCAGAGGTGGCGGATGTTAGCCAGGAGCCACTTTACGAGCAAGACAGCATGGACTTCAGCGCTCTTGGCCCAGCCACGCAAACCGTCATCGCGGTCGGCATCTCCTTACTGGCGCTGACTGCTATCCTCCTGCTGATTATGATCTACACCCGACACCAGCAGTACCATAAAGAGGACGCGGGGTCCTACTGCACGAGCAAAGAGGAAAGCATCATCTATGTGAACGATTACTCCGACGGACCCACAACTTTTGCACAGCTGGAGGAGTACAGCGACGACCACGGCCACGAGATGTACATACTTAACCGAGCCGGGCCTGTGGGCACCGCCTCGGTGAGGTGTCCCATGATGGGGGGGTATGTCCAACCGACGGGCATGAAAGAAGCTCTACTGGACCATGGAGTGGTTCAGACCCTGTCCAGATCGGGAGGCATGGGGGTTCGGAGGAAACCAGGCGATGGCGGCGAAGGGCCTTTAACAACAGACCCGGAAGAGGTCTTTCTAAGTCAAAGTCTCCTCTTTGGGTCGCAGCTTGCTTACGAAATCCACTGCTAA